ACTGCACGCTTAACAGCCTCATCCCTATTGGGAGCGATACTCGTTCTCCAGGCAATGTTATGCTTCTCTTCGTAGCCCCGATCTATCACACAACGCCAGTCAGGCCTACAACACTCTCTACACACTACCACTATCTTGGCCCCCATAACTCTGGCGATATCGTTGACAAGCCTTTCGCTCATAGTAGCAGTCTCAACAACTACTGGTATATTAGCCCCTGCAAGCACCTGGAGGACTACTGAGAGAAACCACCGAGATAAGGGTCCCTCGCTAGCCCACGGCTCGGCATACAAGTGCGTCTCATCGAGCACCACGAGAGACGAGGCTATAGCTGCTCGAGGCAGCTCATAATGGCCCTCGAGAACTCCCTCAAGCACTCCCGCGAGCTCAACGACCGGCAATCTCGCAATGTTGAGCGCGAAACTATCAAGAGTAGACACCACTGCTCTGCGGAGCATGAATCCTGAGTAACCCTTTTCCTCTAACCTTAATCCTGCAAGATAACCTGCGGCCTCACCTAGTAGCTCTTTAAGGAAGCGGTACTGTTGCTCAACCAGGGCCCTCAGAGGAAGTATATGCATGACACGTGTAGCAACACCTTGTCTACTAGCTTCCTCGAGGAGCTTAGGCACAGACTTACTCTTGCCATAACCCGTAGGAGCAATAAACACGACATTTCCGTGCAGTGACTCCTTTACTAGCGCGTCAATCCCTGGCCGCTCCCACGGGTTCACAAGGTTTCACCCTATAGTTACGGTGTCAACGTGTACCGTAGCCTAGCGTAGTACTCTGAAAGGACACGAGCAGCATAGTCTAGTACTCCTTTTTGGCCAATACATTGTCTACTATCACTTATCCCTCGTAGCAATCTGACGCAATCGTAGAGGTAAACATCGTTGTCGGTCAGAGTGTACAGAAAGAGCTTGCTAACACAATGCGCAACAGCCTTCCTGCCAGGATCCGGATCACTGCCACAGACGCCAGTAGAGACACTACGCCACAACAAGGGCGCAAGAATGGCGAGCGGCTTTGAGCCAAGCTTGCAGAGAATCTCGGAGAACAACAGCGGCAGAAGCTGGTTGAGTATGGCACGATTACCAGACTCAGTTACAGAAGCAATTAGCAGCATGTTAAGTTTCGAGTCCACTCCACCTACCTTCATACATGTCTCATCGACCTGCTCCTCAAGTAACTCAGCTATGAAGGCTGAGCCGTACAAGAGGAGTAGTACGTCAAGGCTAACTGGAAGCTTCTCGGCTCCCCCGCTGACCAGGAGTTTCCCTAGTGGAGCCAGTTGCGAGTCTGATGCAGTGTACACTAGGAGGGAGTATAAGAGTCCGATATTGTCTAAGTCGTAGGTGCCGGCTTCTGGGACCGGTAGAATATAGAGACCCCTGCTCCCTACACGTCCAATTTTTGATAACAATCCTCCTACTAGTGCAAGCGTAAACGCCGCAGGCGTCATCTCTTTTAGCAAACTTTTCGAGCCAGGCTTAATACCACCCCTCATTGTTCTCGCTTTTTCAAATATGTTTAGCTTCATTAGTCCCATAGGGACTATCCTAGGGTTATCAAGGCTCACAGAATCACTCAGGATACCATCAACTACAAGTTTTACTGCTATATCCCATCTCCTCTCATCCTTTGATATGGTGCGTCCTAGGATCTTCTGTATAGGCTTATGGTCGTTGCCAAACATACGTGGGGGCTGGATTAGCTTGTCTCTCAATAGGCTTAGTGCTCGCTCTCCAGCTACTTGGATCAATGCGATAAATTCTTCCTTACTACCGAATATTGCTCTATCTTTTTCAATACCTGCTACGAGCGTCGGCTCAATACTGAGAGCCAATAGCTGGAAGCCACGCCCCATGAAGCCAGGCGGGAACAGCTCTACTATATACGTCACAGCTATGCACCCCTTACAGCTAGACATAGTCCCGCGACTTGGTCATCAAGACAGTAAGTTCTCGAGCCTCTTCTCGTCTTGAAGCGTACTGGTCTCTCTGGCGGAAGTATTGTAGAGGGTGACGAGAGAGGGCTCGAAGGAAGGTAGTATGAGATGTACTCTGGTACTATGCTTGCACCACAGAATACGCTTGAAGAAGGCCTCCACATAACTATCTCGCGCACATAGCCTAGATCAAGTGGCTGTACAATATCTTTGTCTTGATATAGCAGGGTAGAGAACATGTCGTTGGACTGTATTGCATCGGATACATATGCTTTAGTAACTGATACAAGGCCTTCCTTGGAGCCAAGCCTCCAGCCAGCCCACGCAAGGTAATCTATAACGTTACTCACCTTTTCTCCAAGCTCACGTGCCAAGCCTTCTGCATCGACTACGAGACCTAGTAAGAGTAGCGCCGAAGGACCATAAGAAGCACCTAGCGCCTGGACACTCCAGGCGTAAGTCTCCCATTGTTTTCTCTCCCTCTGATATGGCAGCGAGACTACATGCGTCACTTCACTATACACTGTTAGCCCCGAGGGACTCTCCGGGTCCAGTCCTGCCCCAGCTGCGAGAGTGTACTTTGCTAGCAGTCCTGCTGGGCTACATATGTCGTTGTGACTGTACTCGCTAAGTCCTAGTAGCCTGGCTAAGGGCTCAGCGTAAAAGCCTATGACTGTTGTTGGTGGCGGTAAGGGTAATGCTGGCTGTGCTGCTGAGAGTCCTGCATAGCGTACGCTAAACCCCCATGCTAGCTTGGCCTTACTCACTAGGATTACTGGCTTCAAGAGGATGGCTACCCCGCGGCTCTATCGTGACGGCTATGGGCGGAGGGAGGGTTAGGACATCCTAAAACGGGGGCTTAAAATTGTTGCTGGCCTTGACTAGACCCTAGGAGAGCCTCTCTAGTGTCTCTTGCTTAGCCTTCTCTACTGTCTCAAGGTAGTTTTTGTGTTTCTCTACTTTGACATTGTCGCATCTAATGGCCTCTGCTAGGCCTTCGGCATCGTAGTAGTATACTGCTGCTTTGAACCCATCAACTATCTTTGCAAGACTGCATGCTCTTGATACAGTCTCTGCCAGGTAGTCCCTACCGTGACCAGGTGAGACATTGAAGGGTATAGGCTCTGTCACCGCTGCTACTAGGCTTAGTATCTTCCAGTGTGGCTGGAACCGGGAAATCTTCGCGCCCCAAGCCATTCCACCGAGGAAGGCTGCTAGCGCGTCAAACGCTGCCTCTACCCGCCTGAATCGCTCCTCGAGCGGAAGTATGTATGGATCCTTCCCGCTAGCTCCTTCGTTTTCCATGCTGCGCGCTCCTACACCTGTAGCGTCTAGGGCGAAGTTGAACACGTAAACAGCACTACCTATCTCGACATAGTATATGGCTTGTTGGGTGGTCTCTTCTTCATCTCTTCTTTGCCCGGCTTCCGGTGAATATCTAACATGGAATTGTGCCTCAGTTGCAGCTGCACCAGCCTCCAGCGCGTCAAGTGCTGGGATCATATAGCCTATACGGAATCTTGACGTACGTTTAGCATTCTTTGCCTTTGACTTTTTCTCCTTTGCAGCTACTAGGAATCCCCCTACATCCTCGATAACACAGTTTTTTACAACATATTCTTCAACTTGTGCAGCATTTTCAAAAACTGCGTACTCTTTCTTATCATATTTCCTGAACACTTCTTCATTGCTGTGCTTGAGAAATATTCCCTGGCTGCATGCGTTGCAGACGGGTATGTTTCTCTGCTTTGCTATCTCTGCTAGGAGCCGCTGGTAGTGGTGGGCGAGGCTCTCGCCGCTGATCACGGGTACGTAGCGGAGTACGAAGCCTTGGTCTGTGCGGAGTACTACGGGGGCGCGGCGGTGCCGGACGACGTTGCCCACGTTTTCGGCCATGTTTAGAGCTTCGAGGTTTACGAGTAAACGGGCTGAGAGCGAGAAGAAGACGGGCAAGAGGGTTCCACCTCCTCTCGGGGGGTTATCTCCCGAGTGCGAGGAGTGCAGCAGTGCGGGCTAAGCGAAGTCCCTCTTCGGCCCTACGGGGGTCTAGGAGGAGCTCTGCTATCTTTTCAACCTCGTACTTAGCCTTTTCAACTACTTCCTTTGCGTTGCTGGGGCAGTCCTCTCCCCGGTCTCCGCTTAGACAGCTACTGCGGAATATGCGGAGTGCATCGTAGAGAGCAGCTAGGGCTTGGTCAGGGCCTAGCGCGTTAGCTATACGGTCAAGTACGCCGAAGCGCCGGGTCCTGGCGAAGAAGGAGAGTAGCTCCGGTAGCCTGTAGAGCCGGAGCTGTTGCTCCTGCAAGATCCGCCGCCGCTTTATACAGAGTTCTTGTAGACAGACTTAAGTGTTGCTGATATAGCGTTCACGGCACCGTGGAGGAGGCTATCATCTCCATCTACTTAACTCCCTGAAGGATTTAGACGACGTTGAAGCTGTCGGGTGAGCACAGCACTCTGGCACTTGTAGCTAGTACATGGTCCTCCCTGACAAGTTCTGTATAATTCAGTTTTGCTTCTACTTGGCGCTCCTCGGTAAGGTCTTACGTCAACCGTGTAGTTGACAGTACAAGTCTATCCAGCCAGCCTCGCCAGCATTCTCTGTTTACACTGCCATGAACGTGATGCCTGGCCGGAGGCCGTTGCATTATTAGGTTGCTGCGCTGGGCGCGTGTCTAGTCTTTGGGAGTTACAGTGGAGCGGCAACGTCTGGTTGTTGCGACGCTGGGTTTCGACGAGAGGTTTGCATTGAGGGCCCTCACTGAGCACCGTCCTGACCGGCTGTATGCTCTAGCTCTCTATACGGATGAGTCTTCGTGGAGCCGGGTGAGTAGGGCTTTCTCCCAGCTGAGACTGTTTGCGGAACAGCTCGGCGTCGGGGCAGAGCTTGTCCGGATAGACTATCGTGGTGAAAGAATTTCCGTGCTTGCTGGCCGCCTTAAGGCCCTGCTAGAGAGTTACGCGGAGAGCTCTGGTGAGCTTGTGTTGGCGCTTACCGGGGGGCCGCGGCTTCTCGTGGTGGCTGCCCTTGTGGCTGCATTGTCTCTGCCGGAGAGACTCGTGGAGAGGATGGTGCTCCGGCTGGAGGGTGAGGGCTTCGACGTCGTTGCCGAGGAACAGTTGGCGAACCTCCGGTATGTCGAGCTCGACCCGACTGCCCGGAGGGTGTTGGGGCTCCTTGTCGAGGTTCGCCGGGAGGGCCGCTGGGTGGGCCCTACCGAGGTCTCGGAGAGGCTTGGGATACCAAAGTCTACGGCGTATAAGAAGCTCCAGGAGCTAGTGGCGCGTGGGCTCGCGGAGTATGACCAGCGGAGCCGCCGCTACACGGCGACAGAGAGGGCGTATGTGAACGCCTAAACGGTTCTCTGAATAGTTTTCTGGATCGCATTACGCCTCTTCGCCGGCTATGCTTAGCTATTGAGGCTAGTGCTGCTAGGACTTGGAGCGAGAGTACGAGCTTCTTAGCCTCCACGACCCCCTGTACCAGAGGGTAATGGTGGCAAGGTCTCTGGCCTTGTTATTACTGTGAGTTCGCCCTACTTCGCCACGTATGTGTATACTTCTCCCTGGTTGATCGCGCTTGCTCACCGGCGTACCAGAATCATAGTCTTCTCCTTCCCGTCTAGGAGTTTTAGGAACTCGTCTGGCTCTACGACGAGGAAGCAGTATGCGTATGTGCCTGCACGGGCAGTCACCGGGGCTCCCGTAATTGTGGAGCTAGTGTAGACCACCATAATTTACACCACAGCTATTCGGTAATAGAGTACTGCTGATTTTTATTATCTCTATGTAACGCTTCTTGAGCCCTAGTGAGGGCTATAGCGTGGCGCTACTTGTCCCTTGTAGACGGCTTATGAGGATGCTCAGTTGCCGAGCCTAGCCTGGCGCCGGCAGGAGCTGTTGTGCTCCTTGTCCGGTGAATAACTCACTATGTGCTGGTCTAGCCTTGTTATAGCTCCTTTGCATGGTTACAGCGCATAGTAATGATATTTATAGCTCTGTCTACGAAGTTGTGTATACTGGTGACCGTTTATTGAGCACTGTAATCTCTGTGAGGGTTCCGCGTAGGCTCCGGGAGGAGCTGGAGAGACTTGGCATCGACTATGCTGAGGAGATTAGGAGGTTTCTCGAGCGGAGGATCCGGGAGGAGAAGGCTAAGAGGATACGCGAGAGGCTAGCCAGGCTTAGGAGCAGGATCGGCAGCGTCGAGGGAAACGTTGCTGCGGAGCTTATCCGCGAGGACCGGGAGCAGCGATGACGCGGTTCATAGTCGTGGATGCGAGCATTCTCGTTAAGTGGTTCGTACCAGAGGAGTTTAGTGACAGGGCAGAGGCCATTCTTAACGACCACCTAGACGCCAGGGTTGCGGTAGCTGCGCCATCTTACGCGCTGCTAGAGCTTGCTAACGCTCTGAGAAAGTACGTCGCAAGAGGGGTCATGGGTCCCCGAGAGGCTGGAGAAGCTTTCAGCCTCCTACTCGAAATGGACATAGAGTTTAGGGAGATGGATGAGGAGCTTGCAAGGGAGGCTCTAGGCTATGCTCTCGACAATGGAGTTACTGTGTATGATGCCTACTACATTGTTCTCGCGAAGAGGCTTGGTACGGTCTTCTACACGGCTGACGGGAAACTGCTAAGACAGCTGAGGGGACGAGAACACATAGTCAGGCACGTCTCTGAGTACAAGCCGCCATAGAACCGGTGCACGGCATAGAGCCTAGGCGCGCTTGGACATGGCGGCATTTTCGACGTGCTATGCCTGAATGCTCGGGCATACGCCTCTGTAGCTACAGGCCCGGCAGCGGCTTCTCCGTGGCCTAGTCCATGGCGTGATTCCGGTCTCCAGTATCCTCCATAGTTCTCTGGCTGCTTCTTCTACTAGTCTGCGGTGCCTAGGGGTTATCCGAACCTCTATCAGCCTGGCCGCCTCCGTGGCGTAGACTAGGGTTTTCTCGCTTGGCATTGCTAGGGTCTCCTCGGCCGCTATCGTGTAGGCTGCTAGCTGGGCTAGGATGTGCTGTGCCCGGCTATAGAGGCTCCTCCTAGAGACGCTGAGCTTTGCCTCAACTACTACCAGGGTCTCTCTCGGTGTGACTGCTACGAGGTCTACCCGGCCTACTAGGCCGAGGCGCCGGCTCTGGACAGGCTGCTCCCATAGAAGCTCCTGAACCTCTATTCTGGCTTCTTCTAGCCTCTCTACCAGCTCCGCCCGTTGCTCGCCAGTGAGGCCTCCCGACTGCATGCTCTGCGTTGGGCGCTCACTCCAGAGGAGCAACTTGTGGTACGCTATCATTGGACACCAGTAATACTCCTTCACCAGGGTTATTGGGAGGAGCCTCTCCTCGTCCACAATGCTATACGACTGTGACTTGGCGTGCTGCACGGCCAGGGTCACCCATAACCTGGCCAGCTACCAGCATGCGGCGAACGTAGTCGTCCGGGACGACCACGGCTACAACGCTGTCCGTAGCGCGGTCTATGATGCGCTGAGCTGCCCGTATCGCCTCCTTGGCCTTGGTCTGGCCGCCGCGGCCTATGAAGACGCTCCGTTGCACCCGTGTCATACCTAGGGCTTCTAGGAGCTTTGCCATGCGCTGGCGGCGGTTGTCGTCGCTTATGTCGTAGAAGACTACTACGTAGGGCGCGACCCCACACCCCCGCTAGGTATTACCTGGTATTACTTTGCAGAGGTTATTGATAAACAATTCTATCATAAAGCAGCCACGGTACTACTTATCACTAGAGCCTCCATCTAGTAGTAATACTAGGCGCTGCCGGGTTGGTGCTGCCCCGCCGCGTCTGGGACTACATAAGGAGCCTAGGCAGCGAGGGAGCAGCCTACGCCGAGATACGGGGCTGGCGCTTCGACTATGTTGCACCCCGCTACCGTTACCGGCCTAGCGTCAGCGAAGTAGCGAGCTACTGCCCCAGCCGCCGCGACATATACCTCCGCCGGGTAGTAGGGGTGAAGCCTCCGCGCAGCCAGCAGGCTGTCTACGGGATGCTCGTCCACGAGTTCTTCCTAGAGCCTTTTAGGCTCGTGGACCGCGGTGTCACCGACGTGGAGGAGCTTGCGGCTGCGCGGCGCCAGCTAGCCCGCCGGCTCGGTGTCCGGCCGGACCGGTTTCTCCTCCGGGTCTACAGCCTCGGCGCCGCGCTAGCCCTCCAGTCCCTAGTAGAGGGCGGGGTCCCGGTCCGTGTCGAGCCCCAGCTCCCCGGGGCGCCTGTAGGCCTAAGCGACATGGTGAAGCCTGACCTCCTCGTGGGCTTCATCCCGGTCGAGGTGACTACGGCGGATCCCTATAGCACATATGGCGGAAGGAAGGAGCTACAGCTCGCTGGCTATGCTCTAGCCCTTGAGGCGTGGACAGGGTTCCCCGTAGACTATGGGGTTGCCGTCTACATCCGGCGGCGCGAGAGCGGCGATCCCTTTCCCGAGTGGCGTGTCGTACCGATAGATGATGGTCTGAGGCGTAGCTTCCTACGCGCCCGCGACGAGGCGGCGATGATTGTTGAGAACGGGGTAGACCCGGGCCCAGCAGGAGACGGGTGCCCCGCATGGTGCCCCTTCCGCGGCACAGTCCAGGGCTGCTCCTAGCGTAGGGTACACGGGGGTGTCCATCCTGGAGAACGTACTAATAGTCTCGACCCCAGGGTCGCGTATATACGTCCGGCACGGCGTTGTCTACATCCAAGCCCCTGACTCCAAGCCCATACCCGTCACCTTTGACACGGAGCTCCTCGTACTCGCTACGGGCGGCGTATCGATATCGGGGCGTGCCCTCCGCCGCCTCTCGGAGCTGGGTGTACGCCTAGTCGTCCTCGGCCAGAGGGGCCAGGTAGCGGGCGAGCTGCGGCCCGTGGATAGGGTTAACCGGACCATAGAGAGCCGGCTGGCCCAGTACCGAGTCAAGCTCGAGGGCCGGGGCCTAGCCTACGCTGCCGAGATGGTGTACGCGAAGATAGTGAACCAGGCCAGGCTCCTACGATACCTCGCCAAGAGCCGGCGAGAGCCCTGGCTCCGCGACGACGGCTATGCGGTAGAGGAGTACGCGGCTCGGCTACGCAGCACCCTAGACGAGGGGCGCCGGCTAGACGAGAACCTCGTAAGAGGCCTCGAGGCACAGGCTGCCCGCCGCTACTGGTCAGCCCTAGCGGCGCTGATACCCTGGGACACAGGGTTCCGGGGCCGCGACCCACGGGGCGAGGACCCGGTGAACAAGGCGCTCAGCTACAGCTACGCGATACTCTACAGCGTGGCCAGCGACGCGCTCACCGTGGCGGGCCTGGACCCCTACGCGGGGTTCCTCCACCGCGACCGGAGCGGGAAGCCGAGCCTCGTCTACGACTACAGCGACACGTTCAAGCCAATCGCGGTAGATAAGGCGCTCTTCACTAACATCGACCAGCAGCTATTCGAGCTATACCAGGGCAGCCTCACCTACACAGCACGCCGCGAGCTAGCCAGGAGGGTGCTCGAGAACCTAGCATCGCCCTACACGGACGCAGCAGGCAAGAGGAGGAGGCTCCGAGACCATATATACGGCTACGCGTGGAGTCTAGCACAGAGTCTCCGCGAGAACCGCCGATACCAGGCCTTCCGGGCCCGGCTTTAGCAGAGCGTGGCCGGGGTATGAGCTGGACACTCCTAGCCCTCGTAGGAGCTGACAAGCTAGAGATACACGCCCTAGCCTCGAGCATAGCCCGGGTCTACGAGGACTACCCGGTAGAGAGCCTCGTAGTAGCCAGTTCAGAGCGGCTATGGAGCCGGAAGAAGCTCGAAGAAACCGTCCAGGCTATATTGGGAGAGTTGGGCATAAGCCTCCAAGCCAGAGCTGTGACGGTGTCTAGTTGGCTTACACGGCGGGAGGGCAGAGAGGCTACCGCATCAGAGGAGATCCACCAGATACTCCGCTCCACGGCGGCAAAAGGCTGCACCGTAGTCACAGCCACACCTGCGAGCCGCCGGCTAGCAATGGAGGCCGGTATCGCAGTAGGCCGCGCCATAGCCCGGGGTCTCTGCGTGGAGACAACGTTCCTGGACTTCCTCTGGGGCCAGTGGCGGGGCCTACCCTACCCCTATGTACCCCGTGTAGTCGAGCCGCTAACAGTCATACCACCCCGCTATCGTCCCCTAGACTGGCACGGCCGCAATACAGCCGATAAGACGCCGAGCCTGACTGGTAGAGGCTGCAGAGACCGCATAGCAGGCAAGTTGCCTCCTCTCCGTTGTCTAGTCGCAGAGCTAGCTAGAAGGATAAATGCTGCCACAGGGCCGGGGCCCCTAATAGCTGAAGACACCAGGGAAGAATGGCCCAAAGACGGCTGCGGCAGGCTCGAGGCAATTACAGAGCCCGGGGGCCAGAGCCGAAGAATCGTAATCCGCGATACATGTAGCCTCGGAGACTGGCAAGAAGCCGCAAGAGACCTCCGAGCAATGCTACGCGATCTCGCCGAGTACTTCGTCACAAAGGATGGCCGGAAACCTCTTGACCAGCTACCAGCATTCACCGGGCTAGAGCATCTGACGATAACAGGGAGACGCCTCTCCGAGCTAGCAGCACCTGTGCTTGCAGATACAAACCTCATCTACGCTGGACTCCACAATGAAGCCTTTCTGGATACTCATATACTGGCTCCCATATTGTGTAGTATTAGAAGTAACCAGAAGGTACGCAGAGCACTCCAAGAAACATGTCAACCCCGCAGAGACATTCATGGATACACTAGCTTATACAGCTATAAGTGAGCTGAAGACTGCAGGCGCATCGCTAATCCCTTCACACCACTATATGTGTGATATAGCAATACCTCTTATAGACCCTCTACTTCTAAACGGCACAATACTAGCTACCCGTGATGCCGGAGCACACCAACTATGGAGCCAACATCCAGCTACATCAAAGATAGCAAAGCCAGTACTTGTAGCCACAAGTAGCCTAGCCAGCGAGGAACCAGGTGAACCCGTCTACGCAGTACTACAGACACTAGTTGCGCTAAAGACCCTAGAGAAGCTCCTACCCAATAAAGAGTTCAGAGTCAAGCTGGTAGCCAAAAGAGACAGCAAAGAAACACATATAGACATTCCAGCCCTAAACCTAAATACAAAGCATCCATAACCGAGCCTAATGTAGAAACACCCTCAACCTAGCATAGGCATGCTCTATGAGTAAAAGCATTAGACACAAACATTATCATATAAGAATCATAAAAAGAGCCATTAAAGAGCGCCGTGAGGAGTTCAACAAGCTCCACGAGTACGACATGAAAGCAGAAACTGCTAGGCCGGTCTGGCCTTCTGTATCCCTGCCGGCCACTTATAGACGTTTAATTCCAGACATAATAATATCTCTGTTTACATTATTAATCACAAGTCTAGACTCCCTAAGCTTGTAATCTTAGTAATTCTCCGTTGAGTCAAGCTTTCGTCGTTGTTGAGACTACATCTGGCACGGCAGCATTGCATTACAATTCTCTTTTGAGTTATGCTTGACGCGTATGTTGGTGAACTCCACCTCGCGGCACGAGAACCACGCTTACAATTCTCTTTTGAGTTATGCATGCCGATGGTGCGTACGGCACGCTGAGCGCATGCTACGTGACACCTTACAATTCTCTTTTGAGTTATGCCGGTACTTTGCGAATATCCTGCCGGCTATTAGCGCGGCGCGTCTTACAATTCTCTTTTGAGTTATGCTCCCGGGCCTGAAACCGTGGCCGGGCGCCCTGCCTGTGCTGAGCTTACAATTCTCTTTTGAGTTATGCGTGCCCCTGTTCTAGCGTCTAGCCCACACATTTCTTCGGCTTACAATTCTCTTTTGAGTTATGCATACTTGGCTACGGCTGTTAGGTCTAGACTCTGTGCCCGCTCTGTTACTTACAATTCTCTTTTGAGTTATGCATACGTCGATGAGATAGAGATACCCGGCGGCACGTCAACATCGACCTTACAATTCTCTTTTGAGTTATGCACCCCGGGGGCATTGTTTGCAGCGAGAAATCCAGAAACTCTATAGAGCTTACAATTCTCTTTTGAGTTATGCCAACGAGCAGACTGGCACCCTCAGCGCAGTGGCTTTCATAGTCTACATCTTACAATTCTCTTTTGAGTTATGCCTCCGCCAGCCGCCCCGAGGCAGCGAGGTATGTTAGCGCTTACAATTCTCTTTTGAGTTATGCACAGACCAAAGACAAGTACCAGTACAACGTAGACCCCATGACCTTACAATTCTCTTTTGAGTTATGCCGAAGTATATCCACTTCATAGACACGGAGACCGGAGAGAAATTCACTTACAATTCTCTTTTGAGTTATGCGTGAGCAGGGAGCTCAGCGTCACGGGAGCACACTATCTCGACACACTTACAATTCTCTTTTGAGTTATGCACTGCATAGAGGCGTGCGACAAGGACTGTGCAGAAGAACACACTTACAATTCTCTTTTGAGTTATGCCCGCATAAGGAACGTGGCTCCCTATGCTGCGAAGGCTGCTAGGCTTACAATTCTCTTTTGAGTTATGCCAGTATTTTACTTGGCTTAAAGAAGCATTAGAAGAGAGAAAGACTTACAATTCTCTTTTGAGTTATGCTTGTTATCTTTAGGTGTATGTTGTGGCCGGGCTCTAGGACCATGCCTTACAATTCTCTTTTGAGTTATGCTGGTGCAGGCCGTGGCTGCTAGCTTGTTGCTGGCTTGTTCTTTAGCTTACAATTCTCTTTTGAGTTATGCTAGAGAAGGCTGTATCAGACATAGCCCGCTTCTGCGCCGCCACCTTACAATTCTCTTTTGAGTTATGCAGCATAGATCTTGGCGTCGTGTAGTGGCGCCGCGAGCTTCAACTTACAATTCTCTTTTGAGTTATGCATATACATCATCGACACGGCTAAGCCCCCGCTACAACGAGACTTACAATTCTCTTTTGAGTTATGCAAGAAGATGGTCTACTACCTCGGTAGGCGCTACGGGGTGTGTCAGTCTTACAATTCTCTTTTGAGTTATGCCATTTCTTAGAGACGCACAAGTTTGCAATAGCGAAGTAACCTTACAATTCTCTTTTGAGTTATGCAGAAACAAGACAGTGTGCTGGAAGTACGTGGATTGCAATGGAGTCATCTTACAATTCTCTTTTGAGTTATGCACCACACATTGCCTCCTCTGGCATTTATTTCTAGCAGGGTGCCTTACAATTCTCTTTTGAGTTATGCCGCTATCGTGATGCCGCCGTCCATGGCCTTCCTGGCTATTATCCGCTTACAATTCTCTTTTGAGTTATGCCTCGCGCGCGCCATGGGCTTCGCGCTGGCCGGCGGCACGCTGCTAGCTTACAATTCTCTTTTGAGTTATGCCAGCCGAGCAGGCCCAGGTCATGCAG
The window above is part of the Pyrodictium delaneyi genome. Proteins encoded here:
- the cas1 gene encoding CRISPR-associated endonuclease Cas1; the protein is MSILENVLIVSTPGSRIYVRHGVVYIQAPDSKPIPVTFDTELLVLATGGVSISGRALRRLSELGVRLVVLGQRGQVAGELRPVDRVNRTIESRLAQYRVKLEGRGLAYAAEMVYAKIVNQARLLRYLAKSRREPWLRDDGYAVEEYAARLRSTLDEGRRLDENLVRGLEAQAARRYWSALAALIPWDTGFRGRDPRGEDPVNKALSYSYAILYSVASDALTVAGLDPYAGFLHRDRSGKPSLVYDYSDTFKPIAVDKALFTNIDQQLFELYQGSLTYTARRELARRVLENLASPYTDAAGKRRRLRDHIYGYAWSLAQSLRENRRYQAFRARL
- a CDS encoding helix-turn-helix domain-containing protein; its protein translation is MERQRLVVATLGFDERFALRALTEHRPDRLYALALYTDESSWSRVSRAFSQLRLFAEQLGVGAELVRIDYRGERISVLAGRLKALLESYAESSGELVLALTGGPRLLVVAALVAALSLPERLVERMVLRLEGEGFDVVAEEQLANLRYVELDPTARRVLGLLVEVRREGRWVGPTEVSERLGIPKSTAYKKLQELVARGLAEYDQRSRRYTATERAYVNA
- a CDS encoding type I-E CRISPR-associated protein Cas5/CasD, coding for MKPVILVSKAKLAWGFSVRYAGLSAAQPALPLPPPTTVIGFYAEPLARLLGLSEYSHNDICSPAGLLAKYTLAAGAGLDPESPSGLTVYSEVTHVVSLPYQRERKQWETYAWSVQALGASYGPSALLLLGLVVDAEGLARELGEKVSNVIDYLAWAGWRLGSKEGLVSVTKAYVSDAIQSNDMFSTLLYQDKDIVQPLDLGYVREIVMWRPSSSVFCGASIVPEYISYYLPSSPLSSPSTILPPERPVRFKTRRGSRTYCLDDQVAGLCLAVRGA
- the cas7a gene encoding type I-A CRISPR-associated protein Cas7/Csa2, with translation MPVFFSLSARLLVNLEALNMAENVGNVVRHRRAPVVLRTDQGFVLRYVPVISGESLAHHYQRLLAEIAKQRNIPVCNACSQGIFLKHSNEEVFRKYDKKEYAVFENAAQVEEYVVKNCVIEDVGGFLVAAKEKKSKAKNAKRTSRFRIGYMIPALDALEAGAAATEAQFHVRYSPEAGQRRDEEETTQQAIYYVEIGSAVYVFNFALDATGVGARSMENEGASGKDPYILPLEERFRRVEAAFDALAAFLGGMAWGAKISRFQPHWKILSLVAAVTEPIPFNVSPGHGRDYLAETVSRACSLAKIVDGFKAAVYYYDAEGLAEAIRCDNVKVEKHKNYLETVEKAKQETLERLS
- a CDS encoding type II toxin-antitoxin system VapC family toxin, producing MTRFIVVDASILVKWFVPEEFSDRAEAILNDHLDARVAVAAPSYALLELANALRKYVARGVMGPREAGEAFSLLLEMDIEFREMDEELAREALGYALDNGVTVYDAYYIVLAKRLGTVFYTADGKLLRQLRGREHIVRHVSEYKPP
- the cas4a gene encoding type I-A CRISPR-associated protein Cas4/Csa1: MLPRRVWDYIRSLGSEGAAYAEIRGWRFDYVAPRYRYRPSVSEVASYCPSRRDIYLRRVVGVKPPRSQQAVYGMLVHEFFLEPFRLVDRGVTDVEELAAARRQLARRLGVRPDRFLLRVYSLGAALALQSLVEGGVPVRVEPQLPGAPVGLSDMVKPDLLVGFIPVEVTTADPYSTYGGRKELQLAGYALALEAWTGFPVDYGVAVYIRRRESGDPFPEWRVVPIDDGLRRSFLRARDEAAMIVENGVDPGPAGDGCPAWCPFRGTVQGCS
- the cas4 gene encoding CRISPR-associated protein Cas4 gives rise to the protein MQHAKSQSYSIVDEERLLPITLVKEYYWCPMIAYHKLLLWSERPTQSMQSGGLTGEQRAELVERLEEARIEVQELLWEQPVQSRRLGLVGRVDLVAVTPRETLVVVEAKLSVSRRSLYSRAQHILAQLAAYTIAAEETLAMPSEKTLVYATEAARLIEVRITPRHRRLVEEAARELWRILETGITPWTRPRRSRCRACSYRGVCPSIQA